The Agreia sp. COWG nucleotide sequence CTCCGACCACGATCAGGATGGAGGCGCCGCCGAACGGGAAGTTGCTCGTGGCCCCGACGAGGGCGAGCGCGACAAGAGGTATCAACGCGATGAGGCCCAAGTATATGGAGCCGGGAAGCGTGACGCGGGTGAGCACGTAGTCGAGGTACTCGGCCGTGGGGCGACCCGCACGAATGCCGGGGATGAAGCCGCCGTACTTCTTCATGTTGTCGGCGACCTCTTCGGGGTTGAAGGTGATCGCGACGTAGAAGTACGTGAATCCGACGATAAGCAGGAAGTACAGGATCATGTAGAGCGGGTGGTCGCCCTTGGTCAGGTAGTTCGTGACCCAGGTCACCCACGGAGCGGGCGACTGGCCCGCGGCGGGCTGGTTGAACTGCGCGATGAGAGCGGGCAGGTACAGCAACGACGAGGCGAAGATGACCGGCACGACGCCGGCCATGTTGACCTTGATCGGGATGTACGTGTTGTTTCCGCCGTACGTTCGTCTGCCCACCATGCGTTTGGCGTATTGGACCGGGATGCGCCGTTGCGACTGCTCGACGAAGACGACGGCGGCCACGATCACGAGACCCACGGCTATGACGAGCAGGAAGGTCTCGAAGCCCTTCGCCTGCTGGATGCTCCACAGCGATGTGGGGAACTGGGCTGCGATGGACGTGAAGATGAGCAGGGACATGCCATTGCCGATGCCGCGCTCGGTGATGAGCTCGCCCATCCACATGATGAGGCCGGTTCCGGCCGTCATGGTGATGACCATCAGCATGATGGCGTACCAGGCGTCGTCGGTGATCAATTGCGTGCATTCGGCGACGGTGGTCGTGCCGAAGAGGGCTCCGGATCGCGCCACGGTGATCAGTGTCGTGGACTGCAGGACGGCGAGGGCGATAGTCAGGTAGCGCGTGTACTGAGTCAGCTTCGACTGGCCGACCTGGCCCTCTTTGTGCAGCGTCTCGAAGTGCGGGATGACCACGCGCAGAAGCTGCGTGATGATCGACGCGGTGATGTACGGCATGATGCCGAGAGCAAAAATGCTCAACTGCAGCAGGGCACCACCGGAGAAGAGGTTGACGAGCTCGTAGAGGCCCGAGGTATTTTGGTTGGCAGCGAGACAGAGCTGCACGTTTCCGAAGTCCACGAACGGAGCGGGAATGAAGGATCCCAGACGGAACAGTGCGACGATGCCGAGCGTGAACCCGATCTTCCGACGGAGATCCGGGGTGCGGAAGATCCGCGCGACGGCTCTAAACAAAAAATGCCTCCTGCTAGTAGGGCTGAGTCTGTCGGCGCGAAAGCCCCCGGCAGACTCAGTGAGTCTAGCGGGGGCTCTCGTCGGACCGTAGCGGGCGAGCTATTCACTCGCCCGCCGCACCTGTGAGTGGTGCGTTACTTTACGGAGCCACCGGCGGCAACGATCTTCTGTTCGGCTGAACCGGAGACCTTGTCGACTGCAACGTTCAGCTTAACCGTAATGTCGCCCTGCCCGAGAACCTTGACCTTCTCGTTGTTGCGTACGGCACCCTTGGCGACGAGGTCACTGATCGTGACGTCTCCACCGGTGGGGTACAGCTCGGCGAGCTTCTCCAGGTTCACAACCTGGTACTCGACCCGGAACGGGTTCTTGAAACCGCGGAGCTTCGGGGTGCGCATGTGCAGCGGCATCTGTCCACCCTCGAATCCGACGCGCACCTGGTAACGGGCCTTGGTGCCCTTGGTGCCACGACCGGCGGTCTTACCCTTGGATCCCTCACCACGACCGACACGCGTGCGTGCCTTCTTGGCGCCGGGGGCCGGACGAAGGTGGTGGACCTTGAGAACCTGCTCGCGGGGAGCGGCCTCGGCGGCGTCAGCCTTCGGGGCGACCTTCGCTGCAGCCTTGGGAGCAGCAGCGGCGGTCTCGGTCTTCTCGGCCTTGGGCGCAGCAGCCTTCTTGGGGGCAGCTGCAGCCTTCTCCGCCTTGGGGGCGGCGGCCTTCTTAGGAGCGGCCTTCTCGGCCGCGTCCTTCTTAGCTTCTTCAGCCATTAGTCAATCTCCTCAACCTTCACCAGGTGAGCGACGGTGTTGACGTAGCCACGGTTCTGCGAGTTGTCCTCGCGGATGGTGACGTCGCCGATGCGCTTGAGTCCCAGGCTGCGAAGGGTATCGCGCTGGTACTGCTTCTCACTGACTTTGGACTTGATCTGGGTTACCTTCAGGCGAGCGGCCATCATGCACCTGCCTTCGCTGTAACCGCGGCCTCGCGAAGCGCGGCCTCGGTGCGGAGCAGACGGGCCGGAGCGACCTCGTCGTAGGGAAGTCCACGACGGGCTGCCACTGCACGGGGCTCCTCGAGCATCTTCAGCGCCTCGACGGTAGCGTGCACGATGTTGATCGTGTTCGACGAACCGAGCGACTTGGAGAGGACGTCGTGGATGCCGGCGCACTCGAGCACTGCGCGGACGGGGCCACCGGCGATAACACCGGTACCGGCTGCCGCGGGACGAAGGAGAACGACGCCAGCGGCGGCCTCTCCCTGAACCGGGTGCGGGATGGTGTTGCCGACGCGGGGAACGCGGAAGAAGTTCTTCTTGGCTTCTTCGACGCCCTTCGAGATGGCGGTGGGAACCTCACGGGCCTTGCCGTAGCCGACTCCGACCAGACCGTTGCCGTCTCCGACGACGACGAGTGCGGTGAAGCTGAAGCGACGACCACCCTTGACGACCTTCGAAACACGGTTGATCGTGACGACGCGCTCGAGGAACTGGCTCTTCTCGGCGTCACGGCTGCCGCGGTCGCGGTTGGGGTTGCGCTCACGGCCTCCACGACGAGCCTCGCGGGGCTCGGTCTGGTTTGCCTCCGTCGATGCGGCGGTCTCTACCGGGGCTTCAACAGCCACAGCGTTCTCCTTAGTAGTGTTTTCGGTGCTCACAGGTTCAGCCCACCTTCACGAGCGCCATCGGCGATCGCCGCAACGCGTCCTGCGTAGCGGTTTCCACCGCGGTCGAAGACGACTGCGTCGATGCCGGCAGACTTCGCGCGCTCGGCGACGAGCTCGCCGACCTTGCGTGCCTTGGCGGTCTTGTCGCCATCGAACGAACGCATGTCGACCTCGAGGGTCGACGCCGAGGCCAGGGTGTGACCCAGGGCATCGTCGACGACCTGCACGAAGACGTGACGAGCCGAACGGGTGACGACGAGACGGGGACGAAGGGCGGTGCCTTCGATCTTCTTACGGAGACGGTCGTGCCGGCGCGTACGCGCGGCAGACTTGCTCTTTCCTCTAGTTCCGAGACCCATGGTTACTTACCACTCTTTCCGGCCTTGCGGCGAACGACCTCGCCGGCGTAACGCACACCCTTGCCCTTGTAGGGCTCAGGCTTGCGCAACTTACGAATGTTTGCGGCAACCTCACCGACGGCCTGCTTGTCGATGCCGGTGACCGTGAGCTTGTTGACGCCCTCGACCGTGAAGCTGATACCCGCGGGCGGCTCGACGGTGATGGGGTGCGAGTAGCCGAGCGCGAACTCGACTCCCGAGCCCTTGGCGGCGACGCGGTAACCGGTTCCGACGACCTCGAGGCTCTTGGAGTAGCCCTGGGTGACGCCGGTGATCTGGTTGGCGATGAGGGTACGAGTCAGACCGTGCAGCGAACGCGACGTGCGCTCGTCGTCGGGACGGGTGACGAGCACCAGTCCGTCTTCGATCTTGACCTCGATGGGAGCGGCAACGGTGAGCGCGAGCTCGCCCTTGGGACCCTTGACAGCGACGGCCTGACCGTCGATCTTTATTTCGACCCCAGCAGGGATCTCAATGGGAAGTCGTCCAATACGTGACATCTGTGATCACCAAACGTAGGCGAGGACTTCCCCACCCACGCCCTTCTTGGAAGCCTGGCGGTCTGTGAGCAGACCGGAGGAAGTCGAGAGGATTGCAACGCCGAGGCCACCGAGAACCGTGGGGATCTCCGTCGACTTCGCGTAGACCCGAAGGCCCGGCTTCGACACGCGCTTGATGCCCGCGATGGAGCGCTCACGGTTCGGTCCGAACTTGAGGGAGAGCGTCAGGGTCTTGCCGACCTCTGCGTCCTTGACGTCCCAAGCCGAGATATAACCTTCGGCCTTGAGGATGTCTGCGATGTGCGACTTGAGCTTCGAGTGCGGCATGGACACGGTGTCGTGATAGGCCGAATTCGCGTTGCGCAGTCTGGTCAGCATGTCTGCGACCGGATCTGTCATTGTCATTGTGTGGTGCCTTTCGCCTGGTTTCGACACCCTTTACGAGGGTGCCGACCTTTGGTGGTGAACTCCGCAAAGCCTGCGGAGCCGATCATTGTCACCGGAGTCGTCCGGGTCGCGCGAACACGACCCGGACGAAACGGCAAACAACGAAGCTTACTACGCGGGAGTGTTCTCCGCGTTGCGGAACGGGAAACCGAGCGCCTTGAGCAGTGCGCGGCCCTCGTCGTCGGTCTTGGCGGTGGTGACGACAGTGATGTCGAAACCACGGACGCGGTCGATCTTGTCCTGGTCGATCTCGTGGAACATCGACTGCTCGGTCAGACCGAACGTGTAGTTGCCACGCCCGTCGAACTGCTTGTCGCTGAGACCACGGAAGTCGCGGATACGGGGAAGCGCAAGAGACAGCAGGCGGTCGAGGAACTCCCAAGCGCGGTCGCCACGGAGGGTGACGTGTGCGCCGATGGGCTGGCCCTCGCGCAGCTTGAACTGTGCGATCGACTTGCGCGCGAGCGTGACCTGCGGCTTCTGGCCGGTGATCGCGGTCAGGTCCTTGACGGCCCCATCCATGATCTTGCCATCGCGCGCGGCTTCGCCGACGCCCGTGTTGACCACGATCTTCACGAGCCCGGGCACCTGGTGCACGTTCGTGAAGCCGAACTCCTCTTGGAGCTTCTTCGAGATCTCGGAGCGGTACTTCTGCTTGAGACGGGGCTGGATTTTGCCAGACACCACTGCAGTATCGGTCATGATTACAGGTCCTTACCTGACTTCTTGGCGTAACGGATGCGGACCGTCTTGGTGACGCCGTCCTTCGTTACTTCCTCGGTGCGGAAACCGACGCGGGTCGGCTTCTTTGTTTCGGGATCGACGACCGCGACGTTGGACACGTGGATCGGGGCCTCATGGGTCTCGATTCCGCCGGTCTTGGTTCCCCGCTGGGTCTGCCCGACGCGAACGTGCTTCGTGACGAAGTTCACGCCCTCGACGACGACGCGGTTCTTCTCGACGAGCACCTCGAGAACACGACCCTGCTTGCCACGGTCTCCGCCGCGGGCCTGGGTAGCGCCCGTGATGACCTGAACGAGGTCACCCTTCTTGATGTTTGCCATGACTTAGATAACCTCCGGCGCCAGCGAGATGATCTTCATGAACTTCTTGTCGCGAAGTTCGCGGCCAACCGGGCCGAAGATGCGGGTACCGCGAGGGTCACCGTCGGTCTTCAAGATCACTGCGGCGTTCTCATCGAACTTGATGTACGAACCGTCGGAACGACGGGTCTGCTTCTTCACGCGAACGATGACGGCCTTGACCACATCGCCCTTCTTGACGTTTCCGCCGGGGATCGCGTCTTTGACGGTGGCGACGATGACGTCACCGAGACCGGCGTACCGGCGGCCTGAGCCACCGAGAACGCGGATCGTGAGGAGCTCCTTGGCACCGGTGTTATCGGCAACCTTGACTCTGGATTCCTGCTGCAGCATTTTCTACTCTTCCTTAGGCGAAGTAGGCGAGGCCTACTTGGCCTTCTCGAGGATCTCGACCAGGCGCCAGCGCTTCGTGGCGCTCAGGGGACGGGTCTCGCTGATGAGGACGAGGTCGCCGACTCCGGCGGAGTTCGCCTCGTCGTGGACCTTGACCTTGGACGTGCGGCGGATGACCTTGCCGTACAGGGGGTGCTTCACGCGGTCTTCGACCTCGACGACGATGGTCTTGTCCATCTTGTCGCTGGTGACGTATCCACGACGTGACTTGCGGTAGCCGCGCGCGGCGACCGCCTTCGTCTCGTC carries:
- the secY gene encoding preprotein translocase subunit SecY encodes the protein MFRAVARIFRTPDLRRKIGFTLGIVALFRLGSFIPAPFVDFGNVQLCLAANQNTSGLYELVNLFSGGALLQLSIFALGIMPYITASIITQLLRVVIPHFETLHKEGQVGQSKLTQYTRYLTIALAVLQSTTLITVARSGALFGTTTVAECTQLITDDAWYAIMLMVITMTAGTGLIMWMGELITERGIGNGMSLLIFTSIAAQFPTSLWSIQQAKGFETFLLVIAVGLVIVAAVVFVEQSQRRIPVQYAKRMVGRRTYGGNNTYIPIKVNMAGVVPVIFASSLLYLPALIAQFNQPAAGQSPAPWVTWVTNYLTKGDHPLYMILYFLLIVGFTYFYVAITFNPEEVADNMKKYGGFIPGIRAGRPTAEYLDYVLTRVTLPGSIYLGLIALIPLVALALVGATSNFPFGGASILIVVGVGLETVKQIDSQLQQRHYEGLLR
- the rplO gene encoding 50S ribosomal protein L15, which encodes MAEEAKKDAAEKAAPKKAAAPKAEKAAAAPKKAAAPKAEKTETAAAAPKAAAKVAPKADAAEAAPREQVLKVHHLRPAPGAKKARTRVGRGEGSKGKTAGRGTKGTKARYQVRVGFEGGQMPLHMRTPKLRGFKNPFRVEYQVVNLEKLAELYPTGGDVTISDLVAKGAVRNNEKVKVLGQGDITVKLNVAVDKVSGSAEQKIVAAGGSVK
- the rpmD gene encoding 50S ribosomal protein L30 codes for the protein MAARLKVTQIKSKVSEKQYQRDTLRSLGLKRIGDVTIREDNSQNRGYVNTVAHLVKVEEID
- the rpsE gene encoding 30S ribosomal protein S5; translation: MAVEAPVETAASTEANQTEPREARRGGRERNPNRDRGSRDAEKSQFLERVVTINRVSKVVKGGRRFSFTALVVVGDGNGLVGVGYGKAREVPTAISKGVEEAKKNFFRVPRVGNTIPHPVQGEAAAGVVLLRPAAAGTGVIAGGPVRAVLECAGIHDVLSKSLGSSNTINIVHATVEALKMLEEPRAVAARRGLPYDEVAPARLLRTEAALREAAVTAKAGA
- the rplR gene encoding 50S ribosomal protein L18, with protein sequence MGLGTRGKSKSAARTRRHDRLRKKIEGTALRPRLVVTRSARHVFVQVVDDALGHTLASASTLEVDMRSFDGDKTAKARKVGELVAERAKSAGIDAVVFDRGGNRYAGRVAAIADGAREGGLNL
- the rplF gene encoding 50S ribosomal protein L6; its protein translation is MSRIGRLPIEIPAGVEIKIDGQAVAVKGPKGELALTVAAPIEVKIEDGLVLVTRPDDERTSRSLHGLTRTLIANQITGVTQGYSKSLEVVGTGYRVAAKGSGVEFALGYSHPITVEPPAGISFTVEGVNKLTVTGIDKQAVGEVAANIRKLRKPEPYKGKGVRYAGEVVRRKAGKSGK
- the rpsH gene encoding 30S ribosomal protein S8 gives rise to the protein MTMTDPVADMLTRLRNANSAYHDTVSMPHSKLKSHIADILKAEGYISAWDVKDAEVGKTLTLSLKFGPNRERSIAGIKRVSKPGLRVYAKSTEIPTVLGGLGVAILSTSSGLLTDRQASKKGVGGEVLAYVW
- the rplE gene encoding 50S ribosomal protein L5 produces the protein MTDTAVVSGKIQPRLKQKYRSEISKKLQEEFGFTNVHQVPGLVKIVVNTGVGEAARDGKIMDGAVKDLTAITGQKPQVTLARKSIAQFKLREGQPIGAHVTLRGDRAWEFLDRLLSLALPRIRDFRGLSDKQFDGRGNYTFGLTEQSMFHEIDQDKIDRVRGFDITVVTTAKTDDEGRALLKALGFPFRNAENTPA
- the rplX gene encoding 50S ribosomal protein L24, whose protein sequence is MANIKKGDLVQVITGATQARGGDRGKQGRVLEVLVEKNRVVVEGVNFVTKHVRVGQTQRGTKTGGIETHEAPIHVSNVAVVDPETKKPTRVGFRTEEVTKDGVTKTVRIRYAKKSGKDL
- the rplN gene encoding 50S ribosomal protein L14 — protein: MLQQESRVKVADNTGAKELLTIRVLGGSGRRYAGLGDVIVATVKDAIPGGNVKKGDVVKAVIVRVKKQTRRSDGSYIKFDENAAVILKTDGDPRGTRIFGPVGRELRDKKFMKIISLAPEVI
- the rpsQ gene encoding 30S ribosomal protein S17, with amino-acid sequence MATVKETAATPADETKAVAARGYRKSRRGYVTSDKMDKTIVVEVEDRVKHPLYGKVIRRTSKVKVHDEANSAGVGDLVLISETRPLSATKRWRLVEILEKAK